The Terriglobus roseus region GCCGGATCAGCCCACGGGCGATGCGCAGGGTGGCGGCTATACGCTGAAGGCCTTCGTGCCTGAGGTGTACCAGGTGTTCACTGTCACGGATAAGAAGGGCCGCTTTGTCACCGGTCTGAAGCAGCAGGACTTTGGCCTGCTGGATGATGGACGACGTCCGGAACGCATCATCAGTTTTACGCAGCAGGCAAATCTGCCCCTGCGCATTGGCATCATGCTGGACACGTCGAACTCCATCCGCACGCGCTTCCAGTTTGAACAGCAGGCGGCGACGGAGTTTCTGCTACAGGTGTTGCGCCCTCGTCAGGACGCGGCGTTTGTCAGCGGTTTCGATGTGCGACTGGACCTGGTGCAGGATTACACCAACTCCATCGACAAGCTGAGCACGGCGATTGAGAAGTTGCGGCCCGGCGGCGGTACAGCGTTCTTTGATGCGATCTATCAGACGTGCCGCGACCAGATGCTGACGGTGACCAGCAACGAGACGATTCGTAAGGCTCTCATTGTGGTTTCTGACGGTGAGGATAACTACTCGCGGGTGCAGGAGCAGGAAGCCATCAAGGAGTGCCAGCGTGCGGATACGCTGGTGTACACCATCTCCACGAACGTTTCGCCGTCACGCGATAAGGGCGATGATGTTCTGCAGCGTTTGAGCGAAGCGACCGGCGGACG contains the following coding sequences:
- a CDS encoding VWA domain-containing protein; this translates as MAVFRKFAVRTVGTVALVAASIPLFAQQQSAPLPPANTNPQPGANAPQPDQPTGDAQGGGYTLKAFVPEVYQVFTVTDKKGRFVTGLKQQDFGLLDDGRRPERIISFTQQANLPLRIGIMLDTSNSIRTRFQFEQQAATEFLLQVLRPRQDAAFVSGFDVRLDLVQDYTNSIDKLSTAIEKLRPGGGTAFFDAIYQTCRDQMLTVTSNETIRKALIVVSDGEDNYSRVQEQEAIKECQRADTLVYTISTNVSPSRDKGDDVLQRLSEATGGRTFFPTKIEDVAKGFQEIETELRSQYSLRYRPAGLQQDGSFRTIYLSTVDQRYHVRARKGYFSPKPPQ